Proteins from a genomic interval of Stenotrophomonas sp. 24(2023):
- a CDS encoding DUF3325 domain-containing protein: MMLLALGVTFSAFTALSLAMEKHQQDLHGKAAASPRRRTAWRVLGWLLLALTFALCVVDHGWAMGPVLWLGTLTVAGIGLAFGLYPYRPAWIAPLAIVLPVLGAVAALV; the protein is encoded by the coding sequence ATGATGCTGCTGGCCCTGGGCGTGACGTTCAGCGCGTTCACTGCGTTGTCGTTGGCAATGGAAAAGCACCAGCAGGACCTGCATGGCAAGGCTGCGGCCTCGCCCCGGCGGCGCACGGCCTGGCGCGTGCTGGGCTGGCTGCTGCTGGCGCTGACCTTTGCCCTGTGCGTGGTCGACCATGGCTGGGCGATGGGCCCGGTGCTGTGGCTGGGCACGCTGACCGTGGCCGGGATCGGGCTGGCGTTCGGGCTCTATCCCTACCGGCCTGCGTGGATCGCGCCGCTGGCGATCGTGTTGCCGGTGCTGGGGGCGGTGGCCGCGTTGGTGTGA